In Microbacterium lushaniae, the following are encoded in one genomic region:
- a CDS encoding DUF402 domain-containing protein, translated as MISRPAPGTRVMFRWRKWDGAPHWEHECVYLGRDDHGEWVGQQAGWRSSRPGRDVRARQPNVTLIPPSGEWTFTSNAAPHPTRVYIDLAWDVAWDGEEPTGIDMDLDVVEQAGRGIWIDDRDEWDEHRVQYGYPLDIVERLESVAVDLELRVRRRRAPFDDATISRWLDVLTSFPG; from the coding sequence GTGATCTCTCGTCCCGCACCTGGCACGCGCGTCATGTTCCGCTGGCGGAAGTGGGATGGCGCCCCGCACTGGGAGCACGAGTGCGTGTACCTGGGTCGCGACGACCACGGCGAATGGGTGGGGCAGCAGGCCGGATGGCGCAGCTCCCGCCCCGGCCGCGATGTGCGCGCACGACAGCCCAATGTGACGCTGATCCCGCCGAGCGGGGAGTGGACGTTCACCTCCAACGCCGCCCCGCACCCCACGCGTGTGTACATCGACCTCGCGTGGGACGTCGCCTGGGACGGGGAGGAGCCCACCGGCATCGACATGGACCTCGACGTCGTCGAGCAGGCCGGGCGCGGCATCTGGATCGACGACCGCGACGAGTGGGACGAGCATCGCGTGCAGTATGGCTACCCGCTCGACATCGTCGAGCGCCTGGAGTCGGTGGCCGTCGACCTCGAGCTGCGGGTGCGACGGCGCCGCGCCCCGTTCGACGACGCCACGATCAGCCGCTGGCTCGACGTGCTGACCTCCTTCCCCGGCTGA
- a CDS encoding FAD-dependent oxidoreductase, whose amino-acid sequence MTKLRLAIVGAGPAGIYAADILLKAERKFDVSIDLFEQLPAPYGLVRYGVAPDHPRIKGIITALREVLDRGDIRLFGNVRYGQDITLEDLKRHYNAVIFATGAVRDTSLDIPGIDAEGSYGAADFVSWFDGHPDVPRTWPLDASSVAVIGNGNVALDVSRMLAKHADDLLSTEIPDNVYEGLKASPVTDVHVFGRRGPAQVKFTPLELRELGELHDVDMVVYDEDFDYDEASKAAIASNKQVMVIDRVLQAWRKRPSANNAGGEASRRLHLHFWAKPVEVKTDEAGHVSAFVYERTRPDGEGGVVGTGELREIPIQALYRAVGYFGSPLPGVPFDKRHGVIPNREGQVLHKDSNEPVPGVYATGWIKRGPVGLIGHTKSDAMETVRHLINDQGSWWQPEDASEEAIPALLASRGVHWTDLEGWHRLDEHEVALGLPHERARIKIVPRDEMVAISRGE is encoded by the coding sequence ATGACCAAGCTCAGGCTGGCCATCGTCGGCGCCGGACCCGCCGGCATCTACGCGGCCGACATCCTGCTCAAGGCCGAGCGCAAGTTCGACGTGTCGATCGATCTGTTCGAGCAGCTCCCCGCGCCCTACGGGCTCGTCCGCTATGGCGTCGCGCCCGACCATCCGCGCATCAAGGGCATCATCACGGCCCTGCGCGAAGTGCTCGACCGTGGCGACATCCGCCTGTTCGGCAACGTCCGCTACGGCCAGGACATCACCCTCGAAGACCTCAAGCGCCACTACAACGCGGTGATCTTCGCCACCGGCGCGGTCCGTGACACGAGCCTGGACATCCCGGGCATCGATGCGGAGGGATCGTACGGCGCCGCCGATTTCGTCAGCTGGTTCGACGGACATCCGGATGTGCCGCGCACGTGGCCGCTGGATGCGTCGTCGGTCGCCGTGATCGGCAACGGCAACGTCGCCCTCGACGTGTCGCGCATGCTCGCCAAGCACGCCGACGATCTGCTGTCCACCGAGATCCCGGACAACGTGTACGAGGGCCTGAAGGCATCGCCGGTCACCGACGTGCACGTGTTCGGCCGCCGTGGTCCCGCGCAGGTGAAGTTCACCCCCCTCGAGCTGCGCGAGCTCGGCGAGCTCCATGACGTCGACATGGTCGTGTACGACGAGGACTTCGACTACGACGAGGCCTCCAAGGCGGCGATCGCCAGCAACAAGCAGGTCATGGTGATCGATCGCGTGCTGCAGGCCTGGCGCAAGCGCCCGAGCGCGAACAACGCCGGAGGTGAGGCATCCCGCCGCCTGCACCTGCACTTCTGGGCCAAGCCGGTCGAGGTCAAGACGGATGAGGCCGGCCACGTGTCGGCTTTCGTCTACGAGCGCACGCGTCCCGACGGCGAGGGCGGGGTGGTCGGCACGGGGGAACTGCGCGAGATCCCGATCCAGGCGCTGTACCGGGCCGTCGGCTACTTCGGTTCGCCGCTGCCGGGTGTGCCCTTCGACAAGCGGCACGGCGTCATCCCCAACCGCGAGGGGCAGGTGCTGCACAAGGACTCCAACGAGCCGGTGCCGGGCGTGTACGCGACCGGGTGGATCAAGCGCGGCCCGGTCGGACTCATCGGCCACACGAAGTCCGACGCGATGGAGACCGTGCGCCACCTCATCAACGACCAGGGTTCGTGGTGGCAGCCCGAGGATGCCTCGGAGGAGGCGATCCCGGCCCTGCTGGCGTCGCGCGGGGTCCATTGGACCGACCTCGAGGGATGGCACCGGCTCGACGAGCACGAAGTGGCACTGGGCCTTCCGCACGAGCGTGCGCGCATCAAGATCGTGCCGCGCGACGAGATGGTCGCGATCTCCCGCGGCGAGTAG
- a CDS encoding alpha/beta hydrolase — MSAQWRPDILGPGFEQLTLELGDEDGEQIVATLVRSIPSVLLRTVGSFRDVDVLYVHGWSDYFFQTELAEFWTERGARFFALDLRRYGRSLLPGQRPGDVRSLDDYDLDIAAALAAMDVDARGPRRLVLLGHSTGGLTLTLWAARHRGRAAALVLNSPWLELQLGPIGRQALTPLINARARIDPLGAQPVLDLGFYTRAQRQIGVLPAGVGDWRPEQGFPTHPRWLAAVVAGHGQIAEGVDVGCPALVMLSARSIPPIRWSEDMTSTDSVLFVDDIARAATRIGELVTIARIEGAIHDVFRSRPEPRAAAFATLDRWIRWLR, encoded by the coding sequence ATGAGTGCGCAGTGGCGCCCCGACATCCTCGGGCCGGGGTTCGAACAGCTGACGCTCGAGCTCGGTGACGAGGACGGCGAACAGATCGTCGCGACGCTCGTGCGGAGCATCCCCTCCGTCTTGCTGCGGACGGTCGGCTCCTTCCGCGACGTGGACGTGCTGTACGTGCACGGCTGGTCGGACTACTTCTTCCAGACCGAACTGGCGGAGTTCTGGACCGAACGCGGTGCCCGCTTCTTCGCGCTCGACCTGCGACGGTACGGCCGGAGCCTGCTGCCCGGGCAGCGCCCCGGCGACGTGCGCTCCCTCGACGACTACGACCTCGACATCGCCGCGGCCCTTGCCGCGATGGACGTGGATGCGCGCGGTCCGCGCCGGCTCGTGCTGCTGGGGCACTCCACCGGCGGCCTCACGCTGACCCTGTGGGCCGCCCGGCACCGGGGCCGCGCGGCCGCTCTCGTGCTGAACAGCCCGTGGCTCGAGCTGCAGCTGGGCCCGATCGGGCGCCAGGCGCTGACGCCGCTCATCAACGCCCGCGCACGCATCGATCCACTGGGCGCCCAGCCCGTCCTTGATCTCGGGTTCTACACGCGCGCGCAGCGGCAGATCGGTGTCCTCCCGGCGGGCGTGGGCGACTGGCGACCCGAACAGGGGTTCCCGACGCATCCGCGCTGGCTGGCCGCCGTCGTGGCGGGGCACGGTCAGATCGCGGAGGGGGTGGATGTCGGATGCCCCGCGCTCGTGATGCTCTCGGCGCGCTCGATCCCACCGATCCGCTGGAGTGAGGACATGACCTCCACCGACTCCGTGCTGTTCGTCGACGACATCGCCCGTGCCGCCACGCGCATCGGCGAACTCGTGACGATCGCTCGCATCGAGGGCGCGATCCACGACGTGTTCCGCTCCCGGCCCGAACCGCGGGCGGCCGCATTCGCGACGTTGGACCGGTGGATCCGCTGGCTGCGCTGA
- a CDS encoding demethylmenaquinone methyltransferase: MTTPEPNRADLGKDPARVSGMFDQVAPAYDRTNTVLSLGNDRFWRVATTRAVAPRPGQRILDLAAGTGASSVSLARSGAEVIAADFSPGMIAEGRRRHGDIPNLSFVQADATDLPFDDAEFDAVTMSFGLRNVNDPRAALRELRRVTKPGGRIVICEFSHPPARAFAELYRFYNGRVLPLVAKAVSSNAEAYDYLNESIRSWPDQRTLSAWLREAGWSDVAYRNLSFGIVALHRGTAAESEASSGAG, translated from the coding sequence GTGACCACTCCCGAGCCGAATCGCGCCGACCTCGGCAAGGACCCGGCCCGCGTCAGCGGGATGTTCGATCAGGTCGCGCCCGCCTACGACCGAACCAACACGGTCCTCAGCCTCGGCAACGACCGGTTCTGGCGCGTTGCCACCACCCGGGCCGTGGCTCCGCGGCCAGGGCAGCGCATCCTCGACCTGGCCGCCGGCACCGGTGCCAGTTCGGTGTCGCTGGCCCGCAGTGGCGCCGAGGTCATCGCCGCCGACTTCTCGCCCGGGATGATCGCGGAGGGACGACGCCGCCACGGCGACATCCCGAATCTGTCGTTCGTGCAGGCCGACGCCACCGACCTCCCCTTCGACGACGCGGAGTTCGACGCGGTGACGATGTCGTTCGGGCTGCGCAACGTCAACGACCCGCGCGCGGCCCTGCGGGAACTCCGCCGCGTCACCAAGCCCGGCGGACGCATCGTGATCTGCGAGTTCTCGCACCCGCCCGCGCGGGCGTTCGCCGAGCTGTACCGCTTCTACAACGGCCGCGTCCTGCCACTGGTGGCCAAGGCCGTCAGCTCCAACGCCGAGGCCTACGACTACCTGAACGAATCCATCCGCTCGTGGCCCGACCAGCGCACCCTGTCGGCGTGGCTGCGGGAAGCCGGCTGGAGCGATGTCGCGTACCGCAACCTGTCGTTCGGCATCGTGGCGCTGCACCGCGGCACCGCTGCGGAATCCGAGGCCTCCAGCGGGGCGGGGTAG
- a CDS encoding polyprenyl synthetase family protein, translating into MTPRPSAAGSQMAGKLGLADRIFAGVRSRKLLATVEAGLERVEQSLASELRVTDSLADATSRYLYEAGGKRVRPMLAILTSQLGEGVTDAVVQGATALEMTHLGSLYHDDVMDGADVRRGVPSAQTVWGNNIAILTGDLLFSRASGIMARHGDRAIRLQSDTFERLVLGQMHETVGPQPGDDPVAFYLQVLSDKTGSLIAAAAEAGVVFARAPQEYEEPVRVFGEKAGVAFQLLDDVLDLSDDPDETGKVPGTDLRAGVPTMPYLLLGQRQDAPSRDLHARIDDGVARIADGADPGVLDGALAELRDHAATRATLDLAHSWSAEAIAALDPVPDGPVREALTRFAQAVADRSS; encoded by the coding sequence GTGACCCCCAGACCTTCCGCTGCGGGCTCGCAGATGGCGGGCAAACTGGGCCTCGCCGACCGCATTTTCGCCGGCGTCCGCTCGCGCAAGCTCCTCGCCACGGTCGAGGCCGGGCTCGAGCGCGTCGAGCAGAGCCTCGCGAGCGAGCTGCGCGTCACCGATTCGCTCGCCGACGCGACCAGCCGTTACCTGTATGAGGCCGGCGGCAAGCGCGTGCGCCCGATGCTGGCGATCCTCACTTCACAGCTGGGGGAGGGTGTCACCGATGCCGTCGTCCAGGGCGCGACCGCACTGGAGATGACCCACCTGGGTTCGCTGTACCACGACGACGTCATGGACGGTGCCGACGTGCGTCGCGGGGTCCCGAGCGCGCAGACGGTGTGGGGAAACAACATCGCGATCCTCACCGGCGACCTGCTGTTCTCCCGTGCCAGCGGGATCATGGCGCGCCACGGCGACCGCGCCATCCGCCTGCAGTCCGACACCTTCGAGCGCCTCGTCCTCGGGCAGATGCACGAGACGGTGGGTCCGCAGCCGGGCGACGATCCGGTCGCCTTCTACCTCCAGGTGCTCTCGGACAAGACCGGCTCGCTCATCGCCGCCGCCGCCGAGGCGGGCGTCGTGTTCGCGCGCGCTCCCCAGGAGTACGAGGAGCCCGTGCGCGTCTTCGGCGAGAAGGCGGGCGTCGCCTTCCAGCTGCTGGACGACGTGCTCGACCTGTCGGACGACCCCGACGAAACGGGGAAGGTGCCCGGCACCGACCTGCGGGCCGGTGTGCCGACCATGCCGTACCTGCTGCTCGGGCAGCGGCAGGATGCGCCGTCCCGCGACCTGCACGCCCGCATCGACGACGGCGTGGCCCGTATCGCCGACGGTGCGGACCCCGGCGTGCTCGACGGCGCGCTCGCCGAGCTGCGCGACCACGCCGCGACGCGTGCCACCCTCGACCTGGCCCACTCGTGGTCTGCCGAAGCGATCGCGGCGCTGGACCCGGTTCCCGACGGACCCGTGCGCGAGGCGCTCACGCGCTTCGCGCAGGCTGTCGCCGACCGCTCCAGCTGA
- a CDS encoding multidrug effflux MFS transporter translates to MKRPTSLTPGLLAVLGFLSAVGPLATDMYLASFTDMTADLRTDAPSVQLTLTAFLAGMGVGQLVLGPLSDRWGRRPVLLTAVSLFTAASVAMVFTPSIGALIGLRLLQGFAGAGSVVIARAIAADLSTGATAVRALSLIATVGALGPVVAPPIGGLIAPLAGWRGVLAALAMAAVLMLTLAAVMVPESLPRANRHPGTVLSVFRRFGELARDGSFAAYVLVFALAFTGMMAYISASPFVGQVVLGLTPLLYSLSFAAGGVALVCANLVNARVAPRLGPERMLLVGVGATLTAGAAMTVLALTGVLSAALFISYAFVITGGAGLILSNASALALARTGPTSRGAGAALLGATQFALGGSISPIVGLWGDGTAVPMAVVGTCTAAAALICALVARSRR, encoded by the coding sequence ATGAAGCGCCCCACCTCGCTCACCCCAGGCCTGCTGGCGGTGCTCGGCTTCCTCTCCGCCGTGGGTCCGCTGGCGACGGACATGTACCTGGCGTCGTTCACCGACATGACCGCCGACCTGCGCACCGACGCCCCATCCGTGCAGCTGACGCTGACGGCGTTCCTGGCGGGCATGGGTGTCGGGCAGCTCGTCCTGGGTCCGCTCTCCGATCGCTGGGGGCGCCGCCCCGTTCTGCTGACGGCGGTGTCGCTGTTCACTGCGGCGAGTGTGGCGATGGTGTTCACGCCGTCGATCGGGGCGCTCATCGGCCTGCGCCTCCTGCAGGGATTCGCGGGGGCGGGAAGCGTCGTGATCGCCCGGGCGATCGCCGCCGACCTCAGCACGGGGGCCACGGCCGTGCGCGCCCTGAGCCTCATCGCGACCGTCGGCGCCCTGGGGCCGGTCGTGGCTCCGCCCATCGGCGGCCTCATCGCCCCGCTCGCGGGGTGGCGGGGCGTGCTCGCGGCGCTCGCGATGGCTGCCGTGCTGATGCTGACGCTCGCCGCCGTCATGGTGCCGGAGTCGCTGCCGCGTGCGAACCGCCACCCCGGCACGGTGCTCTCGGTGTTCCGCCGGTTCGGAGAACTCGCGCGCGACGGGTCCTTCGCCGCGTACGTGCTCGTCTTCGCCCTCGCGTTCACGGGCATGATGGCCTACATCTCGGCCTCGCCCTTCGTCGGTCAGGTCGTGCTCGGGCTCACGCCGCTGCTGTACTCGCTGTCGTTCGCCGCGGGCGGGGTCGCCCTCGTCTGCGCGAACCTCGTCAATGCGCGCGTGGCGCCGCGGCTGGGACCCGAGCGGATGCTGCTGGTCGGCGTCGGCGCGACGCTGACTGCGGGCGCGGCGATGACCGTGCTGGCGCTCACCGGCGTGCTCTCGGCCGCCTTGTTCATCTCCTACGCCTTCGTGATCACCGGAGGCGCCGGCCTCATCCTGTCCAACGCCAGTGCGTTGGCCCTCGCACGCACCGGCCCGACCTCCCGCGGCGCCGGGGCGGCCCTGCTGGGGGCGACGCAGTTCGCCCTGGGCGGGTCGATCTCGCCCATCGTCGGGTTGTGGGGCGACGGCACCGCCGTGCCGATGGCGGTGGTGGGAACGTGCACGGCCGCCGCCGCGCTCATCTGCGCGCTGGTCGCGCGGTCACGGCGCTGA
- a CDS encoding ROK family transcriptional regulator gives MSQPQDALGLDAGAVDLLKLLADRTPRTRAEIAQLTGASRSTVFNRINALRRAGLVVGVGEGSSTGGRPSTRFALNDRARTVGAMQIGRRHCTVAVADLGSGILARERFDIRLSDGPEIVLDRASEELERLIRELPAEYGPVSVITVGVSSPIDPTTGLIFNVSPMPNWSSFALEPWLRARFAVDILIDNDATLMAIGEHAAHYPSAEDLVFVTVSNGIGVGLILRGSAYSGAHGLAGDIGHLPVRRPDADVPCNCGNTGCLVAVASSDAIFSELRSRGVQVENAQDLFALVRDGDVTTAHVLRRAGRDLGDVLTSCVTLLNPSVLVVGGFLAFAGDHLMAGIREVLFARSIPHITDSLTIAKTQTEREASITGAAIHGALWTLRQENITRLLATAPVVAAREALTAVR, from the coding sequence ATGAGCCAACCTCAGGACGCGCTCGGTCTCGACGCCGGCGCAGTGGACCTGCTCAAGCTGCTGGCCGATCGCACCCCCCGGACGCGGGCCGAGATCGCTCAGCTCACGGGCGCATCGCGTTCGACGGTCTTCAACCGGATCAACGCTCTGCGCAGAGCCGGACTCGTCGTGGGAGTCGGCGAGGGATCATCGACCGGCGGTCGCCCGTCCACGAGGTTCGCCCTCAACGACCGGGCACGCACGGTGGGCGCCATGCAGATCGGGCGCCGGCACTGCACGGTGGCCGTCGCCGACCTCGGCAGCGGAATCCTGGCTCGCGAGCGTTTCGACATCCGGCTCAGTGACGGGCCGGAAATCGTGCTGGACCGGGCGTCGGAGGAGCTCGAACGGCTCATTCGAGAGCTGCCCGCCGAGTACGGGCCCGTCTCGGTCATCACGGTCGGCGTCTCGAGCCCGATCGATCCCACGACCGGGCTGATCTTCAACGTGAGCCCCATGCCGAACTGGTCCTCCTTCGCGCTCGAGCCGTGGCTGCGAGCGCGATTCGCCGTCGACATCCTCATCGACAACGACGCGACCCTGATGGCGATCGGCGAGCACGCCGCGCACTACCCCTCGGCCGAAGACCTCGTGTTCGTCACGGTCTCCAACGGGATCGGCGTCGGGCTCATCCTCCGAGGCTCCGCCTATTCCGGAGCTCACGGCCTGGCCGGCGATATCGGCCACCTCCCGGTGCGTCGCCCCGATGCCGACGTTCCGTGCAACTGCGGCAACACCGGATGCCTCGTCGCCGTCGCGAGCTCGGATGCGATCTTCAGCGAGCTCCGCTCGCGGGGGGTGCAGGTGGAGAACGCTCAGGATCTGTTCGCCCTCGTCCGCGATGGTGACGTCACGACGGCGCATGTGCTCCGCCGTGCCGGACGCGACCTCGGCGATGTCCTCACCTCGTGCGTGACCCTGCTCAACCCCTCGGTGCTCGTGGTCGGAGGATTCCTCGCATTCGCCGGCGATCATCTGATGGCAGGAATCCGGGAGGTGCTCTTCGCCCGCTCCATCCCCCACATCACTGACAGTCTGACGATCGCCAAGACGCAGACCGAGCGCGAGGCGAGCATCACGGGCGCGGCCATCCACGGAGCCCTGTGGACCCTGCGTCAGGAGAACATCACGCGGTTGCTGGCCACGGCGCCCGTCGTCGCCGCTCGGGAGGCTCTCACCGCCGTGCGCTGA
- a CDS encoding PPK2 family polyphosphate kinase produces MTTSSRWSTAASEALRARAGFALTHVDPRSTPGYTGGKPDGVEDLAEGATRLGELQERLFAQSVAGTAEGSVLLLLQAMDTAGKGGIVRNVVGAVDPQGVELAAFKKPTDEELAHDFLWRIGRRLPEPGRIGVFDRSHYEDVLIGRVRALAPPEEIERRYGAIVDFEADAAARGIRWVKVMLHISREEQRTRLAERLDRPDKQWKYNPGDIDERERWDEYMTAYQVAIERTSTDAAPWHVVPADRKWYARLAVQELLADALAGLDPHWPAPDYDVEREKARLAAT; encoded by the coding sequence ATGACCACTTCGTCGCGGTGGAGCACCGCCGCATCCGAGGCGCTGCGCGCTCGAGCGGGTTTCGCCCTCACGCATGTCGACCCGCGCTCGACGCCCGGCTACACCGGCGGCAAGCCCGACGGCGTCGAGGATCTGGCGGAGGGCGCGACACGACTCGGCGAGCTGCAGGAGCGGCTGTTCGCGCAGAGCGTGGCCGGCACCGCGGAGGGGTCGGTGCTGCTGCTCCTGCAGGCCATGGACACCGCCGGCAAGGGCGGCATCGTGCGGAACGTGGTGGGGGCCGTCGACCCCCAGGGCGTCGAGCTGGCGGCCTTCAAGAAGCCCACCGATGAGGAGCTCGCCCATGACTTCCTGTGGCGGATCGGGCGGCGCCTGCCCGAACCGGGGCGCATCGGGGTGTTCGACCGCTCCCACTACGAAGACGTGCTGATCGGCCGCGTGCGCGCACTCGCCCCGCCGGAGGAGATCGAGCGGCGCTATGGCGCGATCGTGGATTTCGAGGCGGATGCGGCGGCTCGCGGCATCCGCTGGGTCAAGGTCATGCTGCACATCTCCCGCGAAGAGCAGCGGACGCGGCTGGCCGAACGGCTCGACCGCCCCGACAAGCAGTGGAAGTACAACCCTGGCGACATCGACGAGCGGGAGCGGTGGGATGAGTACATGACCGCCTATCAGGTGGCCATCGAGCGCACCTCCACCGACGCCGCGCCGTGGCATGTGGTGCCCGCCGACCGCAAGTGGTACGCCCGGCTGGCCGTGCAGGAACTGCTCGCCGACGCGCTGGCAGGGCTCGACCCGCACTGGCCCGCGCCCGATTACGACGTCGAACGGGAGAAGGCGCGGCTGGCGGCGACGTGA
- a CDS encoding isochorismate synthase, giving the protein MPAPPSPTIPRLRVVTREIAAVDDVLAYSAATDPLFWSRRGDALAGFGVALRLEAAPGAPTPAAELAVRWRSVAAAADIDDAVGVPGTGLVALGSFAFDPSSAHASVLTVPATLVGRRGGRTWVTHVRVDEPVPDADAAALPPATPFGPHWSATLGPGRMSAQGYQDAVRTALEAIARHDVEKVVLARDVVGTVPSGADLRRLVRALLSGYPDCWVFAVDGLIGASPETLVTASRGTVTARVLAGTIARGADADADTAASLFLSDSGKDQDEHRFAVRSVLDALRPHTSALAAAEEPFTLRLPNVWHLATDVEGELDDGSSSLDLVAALHPTAAVAGTPTPTAMAMIRRLEPFDRGRYAGAVGWIDASGDGEWAIALRCAQFDLPDANGALPITAYAGAGIVAGSDPETELLETRVKFRPIVEALA; this is encoded by the coding sequence GTGCCCGCGCCCCCGTCTCCCACGATCCCGCGGCTTCGCGTCGTCACGCGCGAGATCGCGGCGGTGGACGACGTCCTCGCCTACTCCGCCGCCACCGACCCGCTGTTCTGGAGCCGCCGCGGCGATGCGCTGGCCGGCTTCGGAGTCGCTCTGCGGCTGGAGGCGGCACCGGGCGCGCCGACCCCCGCCGCCGAGCTCGCGGTCCGCTGGCGCTCGGTGGCAGCAGCCGCCGACATCGACGACGCCGTGGGCGTGCCCGGCACCGGCCTGGTCGCCCTCGGCTCCTTCGCGTTCGACCCGAGCTCGGCTCACGCCAGCGTGCTCACGGTGCCGGCGACGCTCGTCGGGCGACGCGGAGGCCGAACGTGGGTCACGCACGTGCGCGTGGACGAACCGGTTCCCGACGCCGATGCCGCCGCCCTCCCCCCGGCTACCCCGTTCGGCCCGCACTGGTCGGCCACGCTCGGCCCCGGGCGCATGAGCGCACAGGGGTATCAGGACGCGGTGCGCACCGCGCTGGAGGCGATCGCCCGCCACGACGTGGAGAAGGTCGTCCTGGCTCGCGATGTCGTGGGCACCGTTCCCTCCGGAGCCGACCTCCGCCGCCTCGTGCGTGCGCTCCTGTCGGGCTACCCCGACTGCTGGGTGTTCGCCGTCGACGGTCTGATCGGCGCGAGCCCCGAGACCCTCGTGACCGCCTCGCGGGGCACCGTCACCGCGCGTGTCCTGGCCGGGACGATCGCGCGCGGCGCCGACGCGGACGCCGACACCGCGGCATCCCTGTTCCTCTCCGACAGCGGCAAGGACCAGGACGAGCACCGCTTCGCCGTGCGCAGCGTGCTGGACGCGCTGCGCCCGCACACCAGCGCCCTCGCCGCGGCGGAGGAGCCGTTCACGCTGCGGCTGCCGAACGTGTGGCACCTCGCCACCGACGTCGAGGGAGAACTGGACGACGGCTCGTCCTCCCTCGACCTCGTCGCGGCGCTGCACCCCACCGCGGCGGTCGCGGGAACCCCCACCCCCACCGCGATGGCGATGATCCGCCGGCTCGAGCCGTTCGACCGGGGCCGCTACGCCGGTGCGGTGGGCTGGATCGATGCCTCCGGCGACGGCGAGTGGGCCATCGCGCTGCGCTGCGCGCAGTTCGACCTCCCCGACGCCAACGGTGCGCTGCCCATCACCGCCTACGCCGGGGCGGGCATCGTCGCCGGCAGCGACCCGGAGACGGAACTACTGGAGACGCGCGTGAAGTTCCGGCCGATCGTCGAAGCGCTCGCCTGA